A single region of the Aquarana catesbeiana isolate 2022-GZ linkage group LG07, ASM4218655v1, whole genome shotgun sequence genome encodes:
- the FEZF2 gene encoding fez family zinc finger protein 2, translating into LNAQSQASLSAHHKLYLLENAKLSGLSPEKFPISQYPHKERLPGQLDQVMKENTVDRNPKSHPKLGSNPLDGKPKIFTCEVCGKVFNAHYNLTRHMPVHTGARPFVCKVCGKGFRQASTLCRHKIIHTQEKPHKCNQCGKAFNRSSTLNTHIRIHAGYKPFVCEFCGKGFHQKGNYKNHKLTHSGEKQYKCTICNKAFHQVYNLTFHMHTHNDKKPFTCGTCGKGFCRNFDLKKHVRKLHDNVSTACSMKDISRTAVQS; encoded by the exons CTGAACGCTCAGTCCCAGGCGTCTCTCAGCGCCCACCATAAACTCTACCTTCTGGAAAATGCCAAGCTCTCcggactgtccccagaaaagttCCCCATATCCCAGTACCCCCACAAGGAGAGGCTGCCTGGCCAGTTGGACCAGGTGATGAAGGAGAACACTGTGGACAGGAATCCTAAAAGCCACCCCAAACTTGGTTCCAACCCTTTAGATGGCAAACCCAAAATCTTCACCTGTGAAGTGTGCGGCAAG GTCTTCAATGCCCATTATAACCTCACCAGGCATATGCCAGTACACACCGGGGCCAGACCATTTGTGTGCAAAGTTTGTGGCAAGGGATTCAGACAGGCCAGCACCCTATGCCGACATAAGATCATCCACACGCAG gagaaaccTCACAAGTGCAATCAATGTGGCAAAGCGTTTaacagaagttccactttaaacacccATATCAGAATCCATGCGGGATATAAACCGTTTGTGTGCGAATTTTGTGGCAAAGGATTTCACCAAAAAG gGAATTACAAAAATCATAAGCTGACCCACAGTGGAGAGAAGCAATATAAATGCACCATCTGTAACAAGGCTTTTCATCAGGTCTATAATTTAACATTTCACATGCACACGCACAATGACAAGAAACCTTTCACTTGTGGGACCTGTGGAAAAGGGTTCTGTAGGAATTTTGACTTAAAGAAACATGTGAGAAAACTTCATGATAATGTTTCCACAGCTTGTTCTATGAAAGACATTTCCAGGACTGCAGTTCAGAGCTAA